One segment of Triticum aestivum cultivar Chinese Spring chromosome 2A, IWGSC CS RefSeq v2.1, whole genome shotgun sequence DNA contains the following:
- the LOC123190104 gene encoding 5-amino-6-(5-phospho-D-ribitylamino)uracil phosphatase, chloroplastic, translated as MISSISLLDSSHQLIHKLYRKCWPSNSNAKLNMHSTAKSGGKSMRVKMALLKPHATDFKRNHQAHEEDNVFYKLVYRLPESLSCLYTSQKPVRKKKQQKQGTVPSNRFGVILEWEGVVVEDDDPDLEPRVWYVLSLEEAKSFPHDEMLKEIEGMRTDQAISEVLCWSTDAKEIERLAARKEVIYQKLRGTFYQLRPGVLDFLNALVDSDIPIAVTASRPRMSLEEGIKAVGLQGYFDVVVAAEDFRRGKPEGDMFEIAAEQLDLEPDACLVMGSSNLTTESAHTAGMRCVAVASRHPAYELHAANHVVRWLDQLSVADLQRLANGEVLGRRGRRSDMDMEIMIEE; from the coding sequence ATGATCTCATCCATCAGCTTACTTGACAGTTCCCACCAGCTCATCCACAAACTGTACAGAAAATGCTGGCCAAGTAACTCAAATGCCAAACTGAACATGCATTCAACCGCGAAATCTGGGGGTAAGAGCATGAGGGTGAAGATGGCACTTCTGAAGCCCCATGCAACTGACTTCAAGAGGAACCATCAAGCCCACGAGGAAGACAATGTGTTCTACAAATTAGTTTATAGGCTCCCTGAGAGCCTTAGCTGTCTGTACACCAGTCAGAAACCAGTCAgaaagaagaagcagcagaagcAAGGAACTGTGCCTAGTAACCGGTTTGGTGTGATCTTGGAGTGGGAGGGAGTTGTTGTGGAAGATGATGACCCTGACCTGGAGCCCCGAGTGTGGTACGTACTATCACTTGAAGAGGCAAAGTCTTTTCCTCATGATGAAATGCTGAAGGAAATCGAGGGAATGAGAACTGATCAGGCTATCTCAGAAGTCTTATGTTGGTCGACAGATGCAAAAGAAATTGAAAGGTTAGCAGCACGCAAGGAGGTAATATATCAGAAACTCCGAGGCACTTTCTACCAGCTGCGACCAGGTGTTCTCGACTTCTTGAACGCCCTTGTGGATTCTGACATTCCAATAGCAGTAACAGCTTCTCGCCCAAGAATGAGCCTGGAAGAAGGCATAAAAGCTGTTGGTCTGCAAGGCTATTTCGATGTCGTAGTGGCGGCGGAGGATTTCCGCCGAGGGAAACCCGAGGGCGACATGTTTGAGATTGCAGCAGAGCAACTTGATCTTGAGCCTGATGCCTGTCTTGTGATGGGTAGCTCAAACTTGACGACAGAGTCTGCGCATACCGCTGGGATGAGGTGTGTGGCGGTTGCAAGCCGGCACCCTGCCTATGAACTCCATGCAGCAAACCATGTTGTGAGATGGCTCGATCAGCTCTCTGTTGCTGACCTGCAGAGGCTCGCCAATGGCGAGGTTCTTGGACGCAGGGGCAGACGGTCTGACATGGACATGGAGATTATGATCGAGGAGTGA